A window of the Brassica napus cultivar Da-Ae chromosome A2, Da-Ae, whole genome shotgun sequence genome harbors these coding sequences:
- the LOC111213554 gene encoding protein NRT1/ PTR FAMILY 5.2-like: MALQEEGDDYTKDGTVDLRGNPVRRSQRGRWKACSFVIVYEMFERMAYYGISSNLVIFMTTKLHQGTVQSSNNVTNWVGTIFLTPILGAYVADAHLGRYLTFVISSAICFLGMLVLTLSVSIPGMNPPECSTTSAEDCEQASVLQLALFFGALYILAFGTGGTKPNISTIGADQFDEWDPKEKMQKISFFNWWMFGIFFGTLFANTILIYVQDNVGWGWGYGLPTLGLAISISVFLLGTPFYRHKLPTGSPFLTMARVIVASFRKAKAPTPRDPTRFHEPSSLEYERKGTFPIHSTQSLRFLDRASLKTGTTGQWDLCTTTEVEETKQMLNMLPTMGITFVPSAMIAQINTLFVKQGTTLNTMIVGNFSIPPASLSAFGTVSFLVSIVIYDRVLVKIAQKLTGNPRGITLLQRMGIGLIFYIIVMTVASFTERYRLKVAADHGLIHQTGVKLPLTIFVLLPQFVLMGIADAFLVVAKLEFFYDQAPESMKSLGTSYSLTSLGIGNFLSSFLLSTVSKITIKHGRGWILNNLNESRLDYYYLFFALLNFVNFALFLVVVKFYVYRAEATHSVNVKEEESKVVGIKEDE; encoded by the exons atggCATTACAAGAGGAAGGAGATGATTACACAAAAGATGGAACTGTTGATCTTCGAGGCAATCCTGTCCGGAGATCCCAGAGAGGTCGTTGGAAAGCTTGTTCATTCGTCAttg TGTACGAGATGTTTGAAAGAATGGCTTATTATGGGATATCGAGCAATCTAGTGATATTCATGACTACCAAGTTGCACCAAGGCACGGTCCAGTCCTCAAACAATGTAACCAATTGGGTTGGGACTATCTTTCTCACTCCCATCTTGGGTGCTTACGTCGCAGACGCTCATCTTGGTCGTTACCTAACTTTCGTAATTTCTTCCGCTATCTGTTTTCTG GGGATGTTGGTATTAACATTATCAGTATCTATACCGGGAATGAATCCACCAGAATGTTCTACGACTAGTGCTGAAGACTGCGAACAGGCTTCAGTTCTACAGTTAGCGCTTTTCTTTGGAGCGTTATACATATTAGCGTTTGGTACAGGCGGTACAAAACCTAACATATCAACAATAGGGGCCGATCAATTCGACGAGTGGGATCCAAAGGAGAAGATGCAAAAAATCTCATTCTTCAATTGGTGGATGTTTGGTATTTTCTTTGGTACTCTATTTGCTAACACTATTCTTATCTATGTTCAAGATAATGTAGGCTGGGGCTGGGggtatgggcttccaactttgGGACTTGCTATTTCCATTTCTGTTTTCTTGTTGGGCACTCCTTTTTACCGCCATAAACTCCCAACGGGAAGCCCTTTCTTGACGATGGCTCGAGTCATTGTGGCTTCATTTCGGAAAGCTAAAGCACCAACGCCCCGTGACCCAACACGCTTCCACGAACCGTCTTCACTGGAGTATGAGCGGAAAGGCACCTTTCCGATCCACTCCACTCAAAGTTTAAG gtttttagaTAGAGCTTCACTAAAAACAGGAACAACCGGCCAGTGGGATCTTTGTACAACCACAGAAGtcgaagaaacaaaacaaatgctAAATATGCTACCTACCATGGGCATAACTTTTGTCCCAAGCGCTATGATCGCTCAAATTAACACTTTGTTTGTCAAACAAGGAACGACTCTAAACACAATGATTGTCGGAAACTTCAGCATCCCACCAGCGAGTCTCTCCGCCTTTGGGACAGTCTCTTTCCTCGTCTCCATTGTCATATATGATCGAGTCTTAGTCAAGATAGCCCAAAAATTAACCGGGAATCCAAGGGGCATTACTTTGCTTCAACGGATGGGAATTGGTCTTATCTTCTACATCATCGTCATGACCGTCGCATCTTTCACCGAAAG GTATAGACTCAAAGTCGCTGCTGATCATGGACTCATTCACCAAACGGGAGTAAAACTACCATTGACAATCTTCGTGCTGCTTCCTCAATTCGTGCTTATGGGTATTGCTGATGCTTTCTTAGTAGTTGCGAAGCTCGAATTTTTCTACGATCAAGCTCCTGAAAGCATGAAAAGTCTTGGCACATCGTATTCGCTAACAAGTCTAGGGATCGGGAATTTCTTGAGCAGTTTCTTGTTGTCCACTGTTTCTAAGATAACAATAAAACATGGAAGAGGATGGATTTTGAATAATCTTAACGAGTCTAGGTTGGATTATTATTACTTGTTCTTTGCGCTTCTTAATTTTGTTAACTTCGCCTTATTCTTGGTTGTGGTTAAGTTTTATGTTTATAGAGCTGAGGCTACTCATTCAGTGAATGTGAAAGAAGAGGAATCAAAGGTGGTGGGTATCAAGGAGGatgaataa